The following are encoded in a window of Panthera leo isolate Ple1 chromosome B2, P.leo_Ple1_pat1.1, whole genome shotgun sequence genomic DNA:
- the MYMX gene encoding protein myomixer — protein sequence MPAPLLPLLLRTLMSRLLLPATRLARRHLLPLLRRLARRLGSQDVREALLGCLLFILSQSRPPDAEEVSRVAGQERRERLAPPK from the coding sequence ATGCCCGCTCCACTGCTCCCACTGCTGCTTCGAACCCTGATGTCCCGCTTGCTGCTGCCTGCCACCCGCCTGGCCCGCCGgcacctcctgcccctcctgcgcCGACTGGCCCGCCGCCTGGGCTCGCAGGATGTTCGAGAAGCTTTGCTGGGCTGTCTGTTGTTCATCCTCAGCCAGAGCCGCCCTCCCGACGCTGAGGAGGTCTCCAGAGTGGCtggccaggagaggagggagaggctaGCTCCCCCAAAATGA
- the SLC29A1 gene encoding equilibrative nucleoside transporter 1 isoform X1 gives MGGAHGQGLLPEPELGPLPRDCPGPLCSDPSAGKSGHPQTPGGGSYRPGKTENAVTMTTGHEPQDRYKAVWLIFFMLGLGTLLPWNFFMTATRYFTNRLDETQNMSLVTAENSKDFQPSATPTVPSPERNYLSALFNNVMTLCAMLPLLFFTCLNSFLHQRIPQSVRILGSLIAILLVFLITAVLVKVHLDAVPFFVITMIKIMLINSFGAILQGSLFGLAGLLPTSYTAPIMSGQGLAGFFASVAMICAIASGSELSESAFGYFITACGVIVLAIICYLGLPRLEFYRYYQQLKLEGPGEQETKLDLISKGEDLKANKEESRVPAPNSESTNQGHSIRAILRNILVPALSVCFIFTVTIGMFPAVTAEVQSSIAGNSAWGAYFIPVSCFLTFNVFDWLGRSLTAIFTWPGKDSHWLPSLVLARILFVPLLLLCNVQPRRYLAVVFEHDAWFIIFMAAFAFSNGYLASLCMCFGPKKVKPAEAETAGAIMAFFLSLGLALGAVFSFLFRSIV, from the exons ATGG GGGGCGCCCATGGACAAGGCCTGCTGCCAGAGCCTGAGCTAGGACCACTTCCCAGGGACTGCCCAGGCCCCCTCTGCTCTGACCCTTCTGCTGGCAAGTCTGGGCATCCG CAGACGCCAGGAGGAGGGAGTTATCGGCCAGGCAAAACTGAGAACGCCGTCACCATGACAACCGGTCACGAGCCTCAGGACAG GTACAAAGCCGTCTGGCTTATCTTCTTCATGCTGGGTCTGGGGACGCTGCTCCCGTGGAATTTTTTCATGACAGCCACTAGG TATTTCACAAACCGCCTGGACGAGACCCAGAATATGTCCTTGGTCACTGCTGAAAACAGCAAGGACTTCCAGCCCTCAGCCACCCCCACAGTACCCTCCCCAGAGCGGAATTATCTCAGTGCCCTCTTCAACAATGTCATGACCTTATGTGCCATGTTGCCCTTGCTGTTTTTCACCTGCCTTAACTCTTTCCTGCATCAGAG GATCCCCCAGTCTGTTCGGATCCTGGGCAGCCTGATAGCCATTCTCTTGGTGTTCTTGATCACTGCTGTCCTGGTAAAGGTGCATCTGGATGCCGTGCCCTTCTTCGTCATCACCATGATCAAGATCATGCTCATTAACT CATTCGGTGCCATCCTGCAGGGCAGCCTGTTTGGTCTGGCTGGCCTCCTGCCCACCAGCTACACTGCCCCCATCATGAGTGGCCAGGGCCTGGCAGGCTTCTTCGCCTCGGTGGCCATGATCTGCGCCATCGCCA GTGGCTCGGAGCTGTCAGAAAGTGCCTTTGGCTATTTTATCACGGCCTGTGGGGTTATCGTTTTGGCCATCATCTGTTACCTAGGCCTGCCCCGACTG GAATTCTACCGTTATTACCAGCAGCTCAAGCTTGAAGGGCCTGGAGAGCAGGAGACCAAGTTGGATCTCATTAGTAAAG GAGAGGacctaaaagcaaacaaagaggAGTCCAGAGTTCCAGCCCCCAACTCTGAGTCCACCAACCAAGGCCACTCTATCCGAGCCATCCTCAGAAAC ATCTTAGTCCCGGCTCTCTCCGTCTGCTTCATCTTCACGGTCACCATTGGGATGTTTCCCGCTGTGACTGCTGAGGTCCAATCCAGCATTGCGGGCAACAGTGCCTGGG GAGCCTACTTCATTCCTGTGTCTTGTTTCTTGACTTTCAATGTCTTCGACTGGCTGGGCCGGAGCCTCACAGCTATATTTACGTGG CCTGGGAAGGACAGCCACTGGCTGCCAAGCCTGGTGCTGGCCCGGATATTGTTTGTGCCCCTGCTGCTGCTGTGCAATGTCCAGCCCCGCCGGTACCTGGCTGTGGTCTTCGAGCACGACGCCTGGTTCATCATCTTCATGGCTGCCTTCGCCTTCTCCAATGGCTACCTCGCCAGTCTCTGCATGTGCTTCGGGCCCAA GAAAGTGAAGCCGGCTGAGGCAGAGACAGCTGGAGCCATCAtggccttctttctgtctctgggccTGGCACTGGGGGCTGTCTTCTCCTTCCTGTTCCGGTCAATTGTGTGA
- the SLC29A1 gene encoding equilibrative nucleoside transporter 1 isoform X2: MGGAHGQGLLPEPELGPLPRDCPGPLCSDPSAGKSGHPTPGGGSYRPGKTENAVTMTTGHEPQDRYKAVWLIFFMLGLGTLLPWNFFMTATRYFTNRLDETQNMSLVTAENSKDFQPSATPTVPSPERNYLSALFNNVMTLCAMLPLLFFTCLNSFLHQRIPQSVRILGSLIAILLVFLITAVLVKVHLDAVPFFVITMIKIMLINSFGAILQGSLFGLAGLLPTSYTAPIMSGQGLAGFFASVAMICAIASGSELSESAFGYFITACGVIVLAIICYLGLPRLEFYRYYQQLKLEGPGEQETKLDLISKGEDLKANKEESRVPAPNSESTNQGHSIRAILRNILVPALSVCFIFTVTIGMFPAVTAEVQSSIAGNSAWGAYFIPVSCFLTFNVFDWLGRSLTAIFTWPGKDSHWLPSLVLARILFVPLLLLCNVQPRRYLAVVFEHDAWFIIFMAAFAFSNGYLASLCMCFGPKKVKPAEAETAGAIMAFFLSLGLALGAVFSFLFRSIV; the protein is encoded by the exons ATGG GGGGCGCCCATGGACAAGGCCTGCTGCCAGAGCCTGAGCTAGGACCACTTCCCAGGGACTGCCCAGGCCCCCTCTGCTCTGACCCTTCTGCTGGCAAGTCTGGGCATCCG ACGCCAGGAGGAGGGAGTTATCGGCCAGGCAAAACTGAGAACGCCGTCACCATGACAACCGGTCACGAGCCTCAGGACAG GTACAAAGCCGTCTGGCTTATCTTCTTCATGCTGGGTCTGGGGACGCTGCTCCCGTGGAATTTTTTCATGACAGCCACTAGG TATTTCACAAACCGCCTGGACGAGACCCAGAATATGTCCTTGGTCACTGCTGAAAACAGCAAGGACTTCCAGCCCTCAGCCACCCCCACAGTACCCTCCCCAGAGCGGAATTATCTCAGTGCCCTCTTCAACAATGTCATGACCTTATGTGCCATGTTGCCCTTGCTGTTTTTCACCTGCCTTAACTCTTTCCTGCATCAGAG GATCCCCCAGTCTGTTCGGATCCTGGGCAGCCTGATAGCCATTCTCTTGGTGTTCTTGATCACTGCTGTCCTGGTAAAGGTGCATCTGGATGCCGTGCCCTTCTTCGTCATCACCATGATCAAGATCATGCTCATTAACT CATTCGGTGCCATCCTGCAGGGCAGCCTGTTTGGTCTGGCTGGCCTCCTGCCCACCAGCTACACTGCCCCCATCATGAGTGGCCAGGGCCTGGCAGGCTTCTTCGCCTCGGTGGCCATGATCTGCGCCATCGCCA GTGGCTCGGAGCTGTCAGAAAGTGCCTTTGGCTATTTTATCACGGCCTGTGGGGTTATCGTTTTGGCCATCATCTGTTACCTAGGCCTGCCCCGACTG GAATTCTACCGTTATTACCAGCAGCTCAAGCTTGAAGGGCCTGGAGAGCAGGAGACCAAGTTGGATCTCATTAGTAAAG GAGAGGacctaaaagcaaacaaagaggAGTCCAGAGTTCCAGCCCCCAACTCTGAGTCCACCAACCAAGGCCACTCTATCCGAGCCATCCTCAGAAAC ATCTTAGTCCCGGCTCTCTCCGTCTGCTTCATCTTCACGGTCACCATTGGGATGTTTCCCGCTGTGACTGCTGAGGTCCAATCCAGCATTGCGGGCAACAGTGCCTGGG GAGCCTACTTCATTCCTGTGTCTTGTTTCTTGACTTTCAATGTCTTCGACTGGCTGGGCCGGAGCCTCACAGCTATATTTACGTGG CCTGGGAAGGACAGCCACTGGCTGCCAAGCCTGGTGCTGGCCCGGATATTGTTTGTGCCCCTGCTGCTGCTGTGCAATGTCCAGCCCCGCCGGTACCTGGCTGTGGTCTTCGAGCACGACGCCTGGTTCATCATCTTCATGGCTGCCTTCGCCTTCTCCAATGGCTACCTCGCCAGTCTCTGCATGTGCTTCGGGCCCAA GAAAGTGAAGCCGGCTGAGGCAGAGACAGCTGGAGCCATCAtggccttctttctgtctctgggccTGGCACTGGGGGCTGTCTTCTCCTTCCTGTTCCGGTCAATTGTGTGA
- the SLC29A1 gene encoding equilibrative nucleoside transporter 1 isoform X3 codes for MTTGHEPQDRYKAVWLIFFMLGLGTLLPWNFFMTATRYFTNRLDETQNMSLVTAENSKDFQPSATPTVPSPERNYLSALFNNVMTLCAMLPLLFFTCLNSFLHQRIPQSVRILGSLIAILLVFLITAVLVKVHLDAVPFFVITMIKIMLINSFGAILQGSLFGLAGLLPTSYTAPIMSGQGLAGFFASVAMICAIASGSELSESAFGYFITACGVIVLAIICYLGLPRLEFYRYYQQLKLEGPGEQETKLDLISKGEDLKANKEESRVPAPNSESTNQGHSIRAILRNILVPALSVCFIFTVTIGMFPAVTAEVQSSIAGNSAWGAYFIPVSCFLTFNVFDWLGRSLTAIFTWPGKDSHWLPSLVLARILFVPLLLLCNVQPRRYLAVVFEHDAWFIIFMAAFAFSNGYLASLCMCFGPKKVKPAEAETAGAIMAFFLSLGLALGAVFSFLFRSIV; via the exons ATGACAACCGGTCACGAGCCTCAGGACAG GTACAAAGCCGTCTGGCTTATCTTCTTCATGCTGGGTCTGGGGACGCTGCTCCCGTGGAATTTTTTCATGACAGCCACTAGG TATTTCACAAACCGCCTGGACGAGACCCAGAATATGTCCTTGGTCACTGCTGAAAACAGCAAGGACTTCCAGCCCTCAGCCACCCCCACAGTACCCTCCCCAGAGCGGAATTATCTCAGTGCCCTCTTCAACAATGTCATGACCTTATGTGCCATGTTGCCCTTGCTGTTTTTCACCTGCCTTAACTCTTTCCTGCATCAGAG GATCCCCCAGTCTGTTCGGATCCTGGGCAGCCTGATAGCCATTCTCTTGGTGTTCTTGATCACTGCTGTCCTGGTAAAGGTGCATCTGGATGCCGTGCCCTTCTTCGTCATCACCATGATCAAGATCATGCTCATTAACT CATTCGGTGCCATCCTGCAGGGCAGCCTGTTTGGTCTGGCTGGCCTCCTGCCCACCAGCTACACTGCCCCCATCATGAGTGGCCAGGGCCTGGCAGGCTTCTTCGCCTCGGTGGCCATGATCTGCGCCATCGCCA GTGGCTCGGAGCTGTCAGAAAGTGCCTTTGGCTATTTTATCACGGCCTGTGGGGTTATCGTTTTGGCCATCATCTGTTACCTAGGCCTGCCCCGACTG GAATTCTACCGTTATTACCAGCAGCTCAAGCTTGAAGGGCCTGGAGAGCAGGAGACCAAGTTGGATCTCATTAGTAAAG GAGAGGacctaaaagcaaacaaagaggAGTCCAGAGTTCCAGCCCCCAACTCTGAGTCCACCAACCAAGGCCACTCTATCCGAGCCATCCTCAGAAAC ATCTTAGTCCCGGCTCTCTCCGTCTGCTTCATCTTCACGGTCACCATTGGGATGTTTCCCGCTGTGACTGCTGAGGTCCAATCCAGCATTGCGGGCAACAGTGCCTGGG GAGCCTACTTCATTCCTGTGTCTTGTTTCTTGACTTTCAATGTCTTCGACTGGCTGGGCCGGAGCCTCACAGCTATATTTACGTGG CCTGGGAAGGACAGCCACTGGCTGCCAAGCCTGGTGCTGGCCCGGATATTGTTTGTGCCCCTGCTGCTGCTGTGCAATGTCCAGCCCCGCCGGTACCTGGCTGTGGTCTTCGAGCACGACGCCTGGTTCATCATCTTCATGGCTGCCTTCGCCTTCTCCAATGGCTACCTCGCCAGTCTCTGCATGTGCTTCGGGCCCAA GAAAGTGAAGCCGGCTGAGGCAGAGACAGCTGGAGCCATCAtggccttctttctgtctctgggccTGGCACTGGGGGCTGTCTTCTCCTTCCTGTTCCGGTCAATTGTGTGA